The following nucleotide sequence is from Syntrophomonadaceae bacterium.
GGGCGTGAGCTTGGCATCCCTGTTTTTCTTTATGAGGAAGCGGCAACTCGCCCTGAACGCCGCAACCTGGCAGATATCAGGCGTGGTGAGTATGAAGGACTGGCGGCCAGGTTTGCCGACCCGCGCCAGGCTCCTGATTTTGGCCCCGCCCAGTTCAATCCCCGTTCAGGGGCAACTGCGGTGGGCGCGAGGCAGCCCCTGGTCGCTTTTAATGCCAACCTGAATACAGGGGATATCACAATAGCTAAAAAAATAGCCCAGGCCATCCGGGAAAAAGGCGGGGGGCTGACCAATGTCAAGGCGATGGGATTACTGCTTGAGGACAGGAAACAGGCCCAGGTTTCCATGAATCTTGTTAATTGTGATGCCACGCCGGTTTACAGGGTTGTGGAGCTTATCAAGGCAGAAGCCGCCCGTTATGGTATCACCATAGCCTCCACTGAAATAGTGGGATTGATACCCCTGAAATACATCCTGGATGCCGCATCCTACTACCTGCAACTGGAAGAGTTCACGCCAGACCAGGTGCTGGAGAA
It contains:
- the ftcD gene encoding glutamate formimidoyltransferase, translated to MAEIVQCVPNFSEGRQADVVKAIVEAAKKAPGVRLLNYSSDYDHNRTVVTFVGDRQSVGEAAFRAAARAAELIDMSSHTGGHPRMGATDVIPFIPVSGVSMPECVQLARDTGERIGRELGIPVFLYEEAATRPERRNLADIRRGEYEGLAARFADPRQAPDFGPAQFNPRSGATAVGARQPLVAFNANLNTGDITIAKKIAQAIREKGGGLTNVKAMGLLLEDRKQAQVSMNLVNCDATPVYRVVELIKAEAARYGITIASTEIVGLIPLKYILDAASYYLQLEEFTPDQVLENKIFFSEG